In Blattabacterium cuenoti, the genomic window CTTTTTTGTGGGGACTGATATGCATTTTTTACACAATCGGAACAGGGATAGGAGTATGGGGATTAAATAGAACAATTAACTGGGCTTGGGATATTACCAATTTTGTTTGGTGGGTTGGAATTGGTCATGCTGGAACTTTGATTTCAGCTGTGTTATTATTATTTCGTCAAAAATGGCGTTTATCTATTAATCGATCAGCAGAAGCAATGACAATTTTTGCAGTAATCCAAGCTGGATTATTCCCTATTATTCATATGGGAAGACCGTGGAATGCTCATTGGGTATTACCTATTCCTAATCAATTTGGAACTTTATGGCCGAATTTTAATTCTCCTTTATTATGGGATGTATTTGCAATTAGTACTTATTTTTCTGTTTCTACGGTTTTTTGGTTTATGGGATTAATTCCAGATTTTGCAATGATACGAGATCGGATTTCAGATCCTTTTCAAAAAAAAATATATAGTATTCTTAGCTTTGGATGGGGAGGTACATCCAAAGATTGGCAAAGATTTGAAGAAATATCCTTAATTTTAGCTGGTTTGTGTACTCCATTAGTCTTCTCTGTTCACACTATAGTTTCTTTTGATTTTTCTACTTCTGTGATTAAGGGTTGGCATAGTACAATATTCCCTCCTTATTTTGTAGCAGGTGCTATATTTTCTGGATTTGCTATGGTACAAACTTTATTAGGCGTAGCAAGAAAAGTTCTTTCTCTAGAGAATTATATTACCAGAACTCATATTGAGTATATGAATATGATTATTTTATTAACAGGAGGAATTGTTTTATTAGCTTACATATCAGAATTTATTCTTGCTTGGTATTCAGGAAATCCTTTTGAAAAATTCATTTATTTTTCTGCAGAAGCATCTAAAGGACCATTTTGGTGGGCTTTTTGGGCACTAATCATATGTAATATTCTTATACCTCAATTTCTATGGATTAAATCTGTACGAAGAAGTTTTTTTTGGTCCTATGTTATAGCTATTATAATAAATATTGGAATGTG contains:
- the nrfD gene encoding NrfD/PsrC family molybdoenzyme membrane anchor subunit → MLNHYESPIRKPLILGKKTFKNITDDILNPIKNKAGKLWWISLFISILAFLWGLICIFYTIGTGIGVWGLNRTINWAWDITNFVWWVGIGHAGTLISAVLLLFRQKWRLSINRSAEAMTIFAVIQAGLFPIIHMGRPWNAHWVLPIPNQFGTLWPNFNSPLLWDVFAISTYFSVSTVFWFMGLIPDFAMIRDRISDPFQKKIYSILSFGWGGTSKDWQRFEEISLILAGLCTPLVFSVHTIVSFDFSTSVIKGWHSTIFPPYFVAGAIFSGFAMVQTLLGVARKVLSLENYITRTHIEYMNMIILLTGGIVLLAYISEFILAWYSGNPFEKFIYFSAEASKGPFWWAFWALIICNILIPQFLWIKSVRRSFFWSYVIAIIINIGMWFERFDIIVLNLSHDYLPSSWTGFVPSFVDVGIFIGTIGLFFILYLLYIRTFPVISQSELKTILKTDHKKIMK